The following proteins are encoded in a genomic region of Gimesia algae:
- a CDS encoding DUF1592 domain-containing protein has translation MRMIESTSRLSKLQTLKSACVAACGLSLMICLSAAHGAPLSLEKSEKQFQSQVKQFITKYCLDCHTGAEAEAGLALEKYKSRDSILEQREAWEKIVKRIQIQSMPPKDAGSLPTDQEREDVLAWFDDALYGVDCSGDINPGRVTVRRLNRNEYNNTIRDLVGIDFEPAENFPSDDVGYGFDNIGDVLTLPPLLMEKYLDAAEEISEKAIFANTPDSYPWQKITEKNFQKEGAVTIRKSGAGFHSRGTLAGKIELKQAGKYDFRIIAGSTPAGTDHAKMEVKLDGKLLKTFEVKENRNSPGTFTMPQAVRLPKGKHILTISFLNDFYDPKGPPNKRDRNLYVNEVAFKGPLGQLPVDLPTSHHKIITCTPGSGRSIHYCVEKIIREFATQAFRRPVSREEVTPVVELVEARVKSGRTFEQGIQVGVQAILVSPHFLFRIEGLQDPTKTRDEQTIAQYEIASRLSYFLWSSMPDQTLFDLAAQGRLHDRRTLQVQVKRMLEDPKSEAFVKNFAGQWLNLRNLDDLTPDPRKFRVFNTQLKADMRRETEEFFSYIMKEDRSVIEFINADYTFMNENLAKFYGNDKIKGDKFQKVSLDKSKRAGLITQASILTLTSNPGRTSPVKRGKWIMENILGTPPPPPPPNVPELEEAAGAKPNATLREQLAIHRKIAGCAACHDQMDPLGLGFENFDAIGRWREKEGKHKIDSSGQLPSGQTFKSPVELIGILEEQKQGFSRSLAEKMLTYAIGRGVEYYDKCALDEITNNFTTRGYRFSALVTEIVTSDPFLKRQRGSHND, from the coding sequence ATGCGAATGATTGAATCAACATCCCGGCTCTCAAAACTTCAGACTCTGAAGAGTGCCTGCGTCGCAGCCTGCGGTCTGAGTCTGATGATTTGTCTCTCCGCTGCACACGGAGCACCGCTAAGCCTGGAGAAATCAGAAAAACAATTTCAGTCACAGGTGAAACAGTTCATTACGAAATACTGCCTTGACTGCCACACCGGCGCGGAAGCAGAAGCCGGTCTTGCGCTGGAAAAATACAAGTCCCGCGACAGCATTCTGGAACAGCGGGAAGCCTGGGAAAAAATCGTCAAGCGCATCCAGATTCAATCGATGCCTCCAAAAGATGCAGGCTCTCTGCCAACAGATCAGGAACGGGAAGACGTACTGGCCTGGTTTGATGATGCTCTGTATGGGGTGGATTGTTCAGGGGACATTAACCCGGGGCGTGTCACCGTACGCCGATTGAACCGTAACGAGTACAACAACACAATCCGTGATCTGGTCGGCATTGATTTTGAACCAGCGGAAAACTTCCCCTCCGATGATGTCGGCTATGGTTTCGATAATATTGGCGACGTACTGACTCTGCCGCCACTGTTAATGGAAAAATATCTGGACGCTGCCGAAGAGATCTCCGAGAAAGCCATTTTTGCAAACACTCCTGACAGCTATCCCTGGCAGAAAATCACTGAGAAGAACTTCCAGAAGGAAGGCGCTGTGACAATCAGAAAAAGTGGTGCGGGCTTTCATTCTCGTGGCACTCTGGCTGGTAAGATCGAACTCAAGCAAGCCGGCAAATATGACTTTCGAATCATCGCCGGCTCGACTCCTGCAGGAACAGACCATGCGAAAATGGAAGTCAAGCTGGATGGCAAACTGCTGAAAACATTCGAAGTGAAAGAAAACCGGAACTCTCCCGGTACGTTCACCATGCCGCAAGCAGTCCGACTGCCCAAAGGCAAGCATATCCTCACCATTTCGTTCCTGAACGACTTCTATGATCCCAAAGGTCCTCCCAATAAACGGGATCGGAATCTGTATGTAAACGAAGTCGCTTTTAAAGGTCCCCTGGGTCAACTGCCTGTGGACCTGCCGACATCACATCATAAAATTATCACCTGTACCCCGGGCAGCGGTCGCTCAATCCATTATTGTGTAGAGAAAATTATCCGCGAATTTGCCACACAGGCATTCCGTCGTCCGGTCAGCCGGGAAGAAGTCACTCCGGTTGTGGAACTGGTCGAAGCGCGGGTGAAGTCGGGGCGTACTTTCGAGCAGGGAATTCAGGTAGGGGTCCAGGCGATTCTGGTATCCCCTCACTTTCTGTTTCGCATTGAAGGTCTGCAGGATCCCACCAAGACACGTGACGAACAGACCATCGCACAATATGAGATAGCTTCCCGGCTCTCTTACTTCCTGTGGAGCAGTATGCCCGATCAGACTCTATTCGATCTGGCAGCTCAGGGGCGACTGCACGACCGGCGTACCCTGCAGGTGCAGGTCAAACGTATGCTGGAAGACCCCAAGTCGGAAGCATTCGTTAAAAACTTTGCCGGTCAGTGGTTGAATCTGCGAAACCTGGATGACTTAACACCCGATCCACGAAAATTCCGCGTTTTCAATACACAGTTAAAAGCTGACATGCGTCGCGAAACGGAAGAATTTTTCAGCTATATCATGAAAGAAGACCGCAGCGTCATTGAATTCATCAACGCTGATTACACCTTCATGAATGAGAATCTGGCGAAATTTTACGGGAACGACAAAATCAAAGGGGATAAATTCCAGAAAGTCAGCCTCGATAAATCGAAGCGGGCCGGTCTGATCACTCAAGCCAGCATCCTGACATTGACCTCCAACCCGGGCCGGACCTCTCCTGTCAAACGGGGAAAATGGATTATGGAAAATATACTGGGCACACCACCCCCACCACCGCCACCCAATGTGCCTGAGCTGGAAGAAGCAGCAGGTGCGAAACCGAATGCCACCTTACGCGAACAATTGGCAATACATCGTAAGATCGCCGGTTGTGCGGCCTGTCACGATCAGATGGATCCCTTAGGACTGGGTTTCGAAAATTTCGATGCCATTGGTCGCTGGAGAGAAAAAGAAGGAAAACATAAAATCGATTCTTCTGGACAGTTACCCAGTGGTCAGACTTTTAAGAGTCCCGTAGAATTAATCGGGATTCTGGAAGAGCAGAAACAGGGATTCAGCCGATCTTTAGCAGAGAAGATGCTGACTTACGCCATTGGTCGTGGTGTCGAATACTACGACAAGTGTGCTTTGGATGAAATCACCAACAACTTTACTACCAGGGGATATCGCTTTTCAGCGCTCGTCACCGAGATTGTCACAAGCGATCCCTTCCTGAAACGTCAACGAGGTTCTCACAATGACTAA